From the Malus domestica chromosome 17, GDT2T_hap1 genome, one window contains:
- the LOC103404821 gene encoding autophagy-related protein 8C-like — protein sequence MAKNAFKMEHPLEKRQAEAARIREKYPDRIPVVVERAEKSDVPEIDKKKYLVPADLTIGQFVYVVRKRIKLSAEKAIFIFVKNILPPTAATMSAIYEENKDEDGFLYMTYSGENTFGTF from the exons AAAAGAGACAAGCCGAAGCTGCTCGCATAAGAGAGAAGTATCCAGACAGAATACCA GTGGTTGTGGAAAGGGCTGAAAAGAGTGATGTGCCTGAAATTGACAAGAAAAA ATACCTGGTGCCTGCCGATCTGACTATTGGCCAGTTCGTGTACGTTGTCCGGAAAAGGATCAAGCTCAGTGCTGAGAAGgctattttcatttttgttaagAATATTTTGCCACCCACAG CCGCTACGATGTCTGCTATTTATGAGGAAAATAAGGATGAAGATGGCTTTCTTTACATGACGTACAGTGGCGAGAACACATTCGGGACATTCTGA